Genomic DNA from Paucilactobacillus hokkaidonensis JCM 18461:
CAATGGCAGTATTACCAACATTAATATATTGAAGTGCGCCACTTTGTTTATTCTGACCACTCCGGGAAAAATAAATAATGACTGCCACTTGTATCATCCCCCTTAATTACGTTAACTACCTGATTACAAGGGCCATCATATATCCCAAATATGTATACGTCTAATACTTATTTATTTGGTATTAATGCTTATTAGGCATAGTTCGATCACAAAAACCAGCAATTCTGCCAATAAAGGCAGTCTTGCTGGTTTTTAGATTGAAAAATTTATATTATTATATTACTAGATAAAACCATTACCTCTTTTTCGTCAGCTCATCACTTTCCTTAATCATATTGATTAGCTCTTGATTAGACAGCTCTGTGTCATTGACCCTAATTGTATTCCAATGGGTCTTATTCATATGATAGCCAGGAAAAACGCCTCTATAATTACGCATCACTACCCCATGTTCAGGTTCTAATTTCAAATCAATCATGAGCTGGTCATCTTTTTCAAAAATTAAAGCTACGATTTTATTACTACTTCGTTGTTTCATAACTGTCCACAAAGTAGTTTCACGACTTTTGCCACCATTGAAGGGATAGTCTTCATATGAATCAGTATAATCAGTTACTAACTTAATTAATTCTGGTCTCGTCAATTAACACTCACCAATCCTTTTAAAATTACTAATTAAAGTATTTGCTTTTCCCAAAAAAAATTAGTATTAACATTTTTCAAATGCTTCTCTAAAATATCGAATAAATTCTCTGACTACCGGTGACGTCTCGCGCTCTTTGCGCCACGCCAACACACAGTTAGTTTTCATTGTTGGTTCAAATGGAATAAACTTTGTTCCACTGGTGTACGTGGGTGCTCCTTCAATTCCGATTGCAGAACCAACCTGCCGTTCTACTAATGAAATAACATTAAAAATTAAATTAAAATTACCGATGACATTCATTGCTTCAACCGGTTTATTTGCCCAATTAGAAAGTAAGCTCTGCACTTCTGATCTTCCTGAAATTATCAGCGGGATTCCAGTTAAATCATCTGGCTTAATCGTTTTACTATCTGCCAAAAATGATTCATCAGAAACTAATAATCCCCACCGTTCTACCCGTGGTAAGATAATTTTATGATATTTATCAGTATTAATCGGTTCCAACAAAATTGCTAAATCTAAGAGGCCTTTATCAATTCGATCAACGATTTCATCACTGGTACCGGTATAAATATTAAATGTTACTTCTGGATAATCAGCAATAAATTCTTCTAACATTAATGACATCGTATCTGAGTTATCCGCTTCAATACAACCAATTGAGATATGACCACTAAATAACTGTCTGCGTTGCGACTGAAATTCTTGTTCTGTCCGATCAGACAATTCCAATATTTCAGTTGCCCGACTTTTTAAGAATAACCCGGCCTGTGTCAGGCGTAAACGATTTTTATCACGCGTAAAAAGTTCAGTATCTAATTGTGTTTCTAATTCTCTTAGCTGCCGA
This window encodes:
- a CDS encoding MmcQ/YjbR family DNA-binding protein, producing the protein MTRPELIKLVTDYTDSYEDYPFNGGKSRETTLWTVMKQRSSNKIVALIFEKDDQLMIDLKLEPEHGVVMRNYRGVFPGYHMNKTHWNTIRVNDTELSNQELINMIKESDELTKKR
- a CDS encoding LysR family transcriptional regulator yields the protein MEIRLLKYFVAIAEEGTVSKAAEVLHITQPTLSRQLRELETQLDTELFTRDKNRLRLTQAGLFLKSRATEILELSDRTEQEFQSQRRQLFSGHISIGCIEADNSDTMSLMLEEFIADYPEVTFNIYTGTSDEIVDRIDKGLLDLAILLEPINTDKYHKIILPRVERWGLLVSDESFLADSKTIKPDDLTGIPLIISGRSEVQSLLSNWANKPVEAMNVIGNFNLIFNVISLVERQVGSAIGIEGAPTYTSGTKFIPFEPTMKTNCVLAWRKERETSPVVREFIRYFREAFEKC